The following are encoded in a window of bacterium genomic DNA:
- the rodA gene encoding rod shape-determining protein RodA, which yields MIQEVKTFTKSLDWILIMLVGILPVIGLAVLYSASFDPDIEHRFFFWSFNSHLVFRQLNYFLISLVFMFIVASIPPRLSYRFAHVAYASALLLLLSVLVYGTISNGSRRWLHLGFINLQPSELMKVGVILALARYLSRVPPKDGLYTCKELFMPACIVLLPMLVILRQPDLGTALSIGAIGASMILFIGVKRSVLFGLSIFSTIGGAVGWLWFLHPYQKKRILTMFNPEADPRGSGYQIIQSKIAVGSGELFGKGYLEGSQTRLEFIPERTTDFIFSVFAEEWGFLGSMVILGLYLLLLLRLLTQSTKAKEYFGVLVTVGVVGMIFFHVFVNLGMVVGFLPVVGLPLPLMSYGGSSLMTTFFSIGLALSVTAQRSVFSYR from the coding sequence ATGATTCAAGAAGTAAAGACCTTTACAAAATCTCTCGACTGGATCCTTATCATGCTTGTTGGGATTCTTCCGGTTATAGGACTTGCTGTGTTATACAGCGCGAGCTTTGACCCAGACATTGAGCATAGGTTTTTCTTTTGGTCGTTTAATAGCCACCTCGTTTTTCGCCAATTAAATTATTTCCTCATATCGCTCGTCTTTATGTTTATTGTAGCGTCGATACCACCCCGCTTAAGCTACCGATTTGCGCATGTTGCCTATGCCAGTGCCCTGCTCCTGCTCTTGTCCGTACTTGTGTATGGCACAATATCCAATGGTTCAAGAAGATGGCTTCATCTCGGCTTCATTAATCTGCAACCCTCAGAGCTTATGAAGGTAGGGGTGATTCTCGCTCTTGCCCGTTATCTCTCTCGCGTTCCGCCGAAAGATGGGCTTTATACGTGTAAAGAGCTGTTTATGCCGGCATGCATTGTTCTCCTTCCAATGCTCGTCATACTTCGACAACCAGACCTCGGAACGGCGCTCTCTATCGGTGCAATAGGCGCATCGATGATTCTTTTTATTGGTGTGAAAAGAAGCGTACTTTTTGGGCTTTCAATTTTCAGTACCATAGGAGGAGCCGTTGGTTGGCTCTGGTTTCTACACCCGTATCAAAAAAAGCGTATTCTGACGATGTTTAACCCCGAAGCCGATCCTCGAGGTTCGGGTTATCAAATTATTCAATCAAAGATAGCTGTTGGCTCCGGAGAGCTTTTCGGGAAAGGATACCTAGAGGGTTCACAAACTCGACTAGAATTCATTCCAGAAAGGACTACCGACTTCATTTTTTCAGTTTTTGCTGAAGAGTGGGGATTCCTTGGCTCAATGGTCATCCTCGGTCTCTATCTTTTGTTACTGCTTCGACTTCTTACTCAATCGACCAAGGCCAAAGAGTATTTTGGCGTATTAGTAACCGTTGGGGTTGTCGGAATGATCTTTTTCCATGTTTTCGTAAACCTCGGAATGGTTGTAGGATTTCTACCAGTGGTGGGCTTGCCCCTGCCACTGATGAGTTATGGAGGATCTTCGCTCATGACAACGTTTTTCTCAATTGGCCTTGCACTTTCTGTAACGGCGCAGCGAAGTGTATTCTCCTATCGATAG